The genomic interval CGATCCCGGTAGCGCAATCCTGTCACAGCATGCAAACCGAAATCAAAGAGATCAGCTCGGTCGAGTACGAACTGACCCTGCACGTTCCCGCCGAAGAACTGCAACCCGAACTGGATCGGCTCCTGCGCCAGATCCGCGCCCGCGTGCCGCTCAAAGGGTTCCGTCCTGGTAAGGCGCCGCTGTCGCTGGTGAAAAAGCTTTACGGCGACGAGGTAGCCCTGGAGCTGGCCGAGCGCAAAATCCGCGAGGCGCTCGAGCAGGCCGTGCTCGAACCCGGCACCTACAGGGTGATCGGCCGGCCCCGCGTGCTGCGCCTCGACTACAAACCGGACGCAGACCTGCACGCGGTGCTGCGCTTCGGCGTGCGGCCCGAATTCGAGCTGAAACCACTCGACCAGGAAACCATCCCGCACCTGGTCCACCAGGTCACCGACGAAGAGGTCGAGGAAACAATCAAGCGCCTGCAGAAGGAAGAGGCCGAACTGGTCGACCTCCCGGCCGATACGCCGCTGGGCGCCGAGGATTACGCCGTCGTCGATCTGCAGCGGCTCGACGAGGCGACGGGCACGCCCATCATCGGCGAAAAAGAAGAAGGCGTCTCGTTCTTTCTCGACGATCCGCGGCTGCGCGAGGAGCTGCGCCAGGCATTGCTGGGCAAAAAAGCGGGCGAGACGGTACGGGTCGATCTGCCACACGGCGACGAAGAAGCCGGCGAGCCGGCCCACACGCACCGCTACGAGGTGCGCGTGCGGGAGACCAAGCGGCGTGAACTGCCCGCCCTCGATGCCGAGTTCATCCAGAAGATCTCGCGCGGACAGGTCTCCGACGAAGCCGGCCTGCGCGAGCTGGTCCGCAAAGAGCTGCAGGCCCGCTGGGATCAGGAATCCCGCGAGCTGCTGGAGCAGGAAATCATGCACCGGCTGCTGACGCTGCACCCGATTCCGGTGCCGGAATCCGCGGTGGAGATGGTGCTGGATGAATTCGTGGAGGACGTACGTCAGCGCAACAACGGCCGGCTTCCCGAAGACTTCGACGAGACGGCCTTCCGCCATGCCAACCGAGCGCTGGCCGAGCAGCAGGCCCGCTGGAAGTTCATCTTCGACAAAGTGGTCGAGACCTTCGGCATCGAGGTCACCGAAGAAGACATCCAGGCCTTCTTTGAAAAGCAGGCCGATCCCGAAAGCGGGCTGAGCGCCGAGCAGTTGCGTCAGTTTTACGAATCGATCCCGGGCCTGATGGGCCAGGTACGCAGCCGCCTGCTGCACCAGAAGGTGTTCGACACGCTCGCCGAGCAGTTCAAACTGGAAGACCTGGACCGGGAGGCGTACATCGAACGCCTGAAGGCGCAGCGGGAAAGCGCCGAGGCCCGGAACCCTGAGTGAAGCGTTCGGTAGGACCGAATGCCTGTCCAACGTCCGCAAACCTGACCCGACAGCAATGTCCGACCGTAAGCTTGTAGAGGATTTTCTGAAGTTCTCGCGGAGTCTGACGCTCCCCTCCGGGATCTACAGCGGGCCGTTCCAGCAGTATCCGGTCGGCGCGCTGGTTCCCATTGTGATCGAACAGACCACGCGCGGGGAGCGCGCCTACGACATCTTCAGCCGCCTGCTCAAGGAGCGGATCGTGATCATCGGCACGCCGATCAACGACCAGATCGCCAACCTGGTCGTGGCCCAGTTGCTCTGGCTGGCCAGCGAGGACTCGGAGCGTGACATCAACATCTACATCAACTCGCCGGGCGGCTCCATCGACAGCGGCCTGGCCGTCTACGACACGATGCAGTACGTGGCCCCGCCGGTGGCCACGATCTGCGTGGGGCTGGCCGCCTCGATGGGCGCCGTGCTGCTGGCGGCCGGGGTCAAGGGCAAACGGGCGGCGCTGCCCAACTCCCGCATTATGATCCACCAGCCCTGGATGAGCGGCGTGCAGGGCCAGGCGACCGACATCGAAATTCACGCCCGCGAGATCCTCAAGATGCGGGAGCGTCTGAACGAGATCCTGGCCTTCCACACGGGCCAGCCCAAGGAACGGATCGCCCAGGACGTCGATCGCGACTTCTGGCTCAGCGCCCAGGAAGCCAAGGAATACGGTCTGGTCGACAACGTGCTCACGCCCCGGCGCGGCTTCTTCCCGTCGCCGGACGGCCAGGCTTCGGGCGACAAGGACAAAGGAAAAGACAAAGACAAGGACGCATAGGCTTCGCCTCCTTCGTCATGGCCACGACGGCCTGCTCTCCGGAGCAGGCCGTTTTCTTTTTTCAGGCGCGTGCCTCGTGCAGGACCTGGTGCAACACGGCCGCCAGCTTCTCAGCGGTGTAGGGTTTGTACAGAAAGGCGTGCGCTCCCGCCTGTCGGGCCGCCTCGGCTCGTCCACCATGAAGCCCGCTGGAGGCCACAACGGGCACGTCCGGCCGGCGCTCCCGGATCGCCCGGATCAGCGCCAGTCCGTCCATCTCGGACATCACCAGGTCGGTAATGACTGCGCGAATTTCCGAAGCGTGCGCCTCCAGTTGCTCGAGCGCCTCCCGGCCCTGCGTGGCCGTATAGACGCGGTAACCCAGTTGCTCCAGCGCCTCGCGGGCGGCCTCCAGCACGAACGGCTCGTCGTCGACGAGGAGCACGCTTTCGCCGGCCCCCCGGTAGGTCGGCACCTCCACGGCGGCCTCCGCGGCGCGGGCTTCGGGCGCGGCCGGCAGGTAGACCCGGAACGTCGAGCCCCGTCCCGGCTCGCTGTAAACGTTGACGAAGCCACCGTGGCTGCGCACAATGCTGTATACGGTCGAAAGCCCCAGCCCGGAGCCCTTACCGACCGGCTTGGTCGTGAAGAACGGCTCGAAGATCTTGTCGAGAATATCGTGCGGGATGCCCACGCCTGTATCGCTGACCGTCAGGCAGACGTACGGTCCCGGACGCGCCTCCAGCACGCGCCGGGCGTAGTGCGGGTCCACTTCGACGTTCTCGGCGGACAGCAGCAACTGTCCGCCTTCGGGCATGGCGTCGCGGGCATTGACGCACAGGTTCATCAGCACCTGCTGGAGCTGTGTGGCATCGCCCTGCACGGGCCAGAGTTCGTCATCCAGTCGCGTTTCGATGCGGATCGTGCTGGGGAAAGTTTCACGGAGCAGATGGGCGACTTCCTGCACGATGGTGCGCACGTCGAGGGGGACGCGCTCGCCTTCCACGCCCCGGGCGAAGGCCAGCACCTGACGCACCAGGTCGGCGCCGCGCTCGGCGCTGCGCTGGATCATGCCCAGCGCCCGTCCCCGCTTTTCAGGATCGAGCGTGTTCTGCGCAAGCATGCGCACGCCCAGCAGGATGGGCACGAACAGGTTGTTCAGGTCGTGCGCCATGCCGCTGACCAGACGCCCGATGCTCTCCATGCGCTGCGCCCGGAGGAATTGCTGCTCGAGCTGGCGGCGCTCCGTCACGTCGGTACCGATGATCAGCACCGAACGCGGCCGGCCGTAGGCATCGCGCACCAGCGTCCATCGGCTCTCCAGCAGGCGATCCTCGCCGTTGTGCCGGTGCACGCGCAGCTCACCGTTCCAGACGCCGTCGGTCTGCACCGCCTGCATGGCTTCCTGCAGCAGCGCAGCATCGATGCCGTCCAGCACCTCCGGCACCGGCCGTCCCTGCACCGCGACGGCGGGTTTGCCGGTAAGTTGCTCGGCGCTGCGGTTCCAGTAGATGACGTGTCCGTCCAGATCGACGGCCATGATCACGTCCCGGGCGGCGTCCAGCAGCGCGGCCTGCTCGCGGATGCGCTCCTCGGCCCGGTGACGCTCGACGGCATAGCGGATCGAGCGCTCCAGTTGCTGCGCGTCGATCTGTCCTTTGATCAGGTAGTCCCAGGCGCCGGCCGCCATCGCTTCGAGGTCCACCTGCAGGTCGCCCTGGCCGGTCAGTAGAATCACCGGAAGCGTGAGTCCTTCGTTGCGGATCGTGCGGAGCAACGACAGCCCGTCGTGCGCTCCCAGCCGGTAGTCTACCAGACACACGTCGAAAGGGCGCGCCCGGAGGGCCGCCAGCCCGTCTTCGTAGCTGGCCCGCCAGTGCAGCGTGCATTGAATGGTCGTCGCCCGGCTCAGCAGGCGGCGTACGATGTGATAGTCGTCCTCGTCGTCCTCGACCAGCAGGATGTCCAGCGGCGTCGCCATGGTCAGGTCTCGTCCACGGAAGGAAGCCGCACGATCTCAAACCAGAAGTCGCCCAGCACCTGGAGTGCGTGCACCAGTTCTTCGAAGGTTACCGGCTTGGTGATGAAGGCGTTGACGCCCAGATCGTAGCTGCGCAGGATGTCGGCTTCGGCGTTCGAGGTGGTCAGCACAACCACGGGGATCCGGCGGAGCACCGGATCGGACTTGATCTCCTGGAGGGCTTCCCGGCCGTCCTTGCGGGGCATGTTCAGGTCCAGCAGGATCAGCCCCGGACGCGGCGAGCGCTGCGGATCGGCATAGGGCCCCCGCCGGTGGAGGTAATCCATCAGCTCCTCGCCATCCTCCACCGTGTAGATCTCGTTGCGGAGGCGGCTGCGTTTGAGCGCCCGGATCGTCAGCAGCCGATCGTCGGGGTCGTCGTCGGCCAGCAGAATGACAACGGGTTCGGGGTTGTTCATGCGTGGGTGGTCGAAGATGGCGGTGGCACGACGTCCGGCGGCTGCGTCAGGGGGAGCTGCACGATGAACGTAGCTCCCTCACCGGGGCGACTCCGGGCGGTAAGCTGCCCGTGGTGCCGCTCGACGATCCGACGACAGATGGCCAGCCCCATACCCGTTCCGGCATAACGGCCCCGGCCGTGCAACCGCTGGAACGGAGAAAAGATACGATCCAGATACTTCTCGTCAAAACCGATCCCGTTGTCCTGGACCTCGATCACACATTGCGTGCCCGAAGGCGTCTCCTCCAGACGCGCACGGAGCCAGACCTCGGGCGTGCGTTCGGGATGATGAAACTTCAACGCGTTGCCGATCAGGTTCTGCAGCAGCTGGCGCATCTGCGTGGGATCGGCTTCCACGACGGGCCAGTGGCCTTCGACGTGCACCTGCGCGTCGGTTTCGGCAATGCGCACCTCCAGATCGGCCAGCACCTGTTCGAGGATCGCATGCAGATCGACGCGTTCGAAGGGCCGCGCCTGCGTCGTCACGCGCGAGAAAGTAAGCAGATCTTCGATCAACCGGGACATGCGCTGAGCGGCATCCTGCATGCGATCCAGGTAGTAGCGTCCCTCGTCGTCCAGCACCGATTCGTACTCCTCTTTCAGCAGCTCGGCAAAGGCCCGCACCTTGCGCAGCGGCTCCTGCAGGTCGTGCGAGGCGATGTAGGCGAAGTCCTGCAGTTCGCGATTGCGCTGCTGGAGCGTTTCGTTGGAGCGGGCCAGCGCCTGCTCGGCCTCCACACGATCGGTCACGTCACGCGAGCTGGTCTGGAGCTGCACCAGCCGTCCGGTTGCGTCGCGGATGGCCCGCACGTGCGTCTCCAGCCACCGATAGCCGCCCTGCCTGTGCCGGAAACGATAGACCAGCACGCCCGGATGGTCCT from Rhodothermus marinus carries:
- a CDS encoding hybrid sensor histidine kinase/response regulator, with amino-acid sequence MATPLDILLVEDDEDDYHIVRRLLSRATTIQCTLHWRASYEDGLAALRARPFDVCLVDYRLGAHDGLSLLRTIRNEGLTLPVILLTGQGDLQVDLEAMAAGAWDYLIKGQIDAQQLERSIRYAVERHRAEERIREQAALLDAARDVIMAVDLDGHVIYWNRSAEQLTGKPAVAVQGRPVPEVLDGIDAALLQEAMQAVQTDGVWNGELRVHRHNGEDRLLESRWTLVRDAYGRPRSVLIIGTDVTERRQLEQQFLRAQRMESIGRLVSGMAHDLNNLFVPILLGVRMLAQNTLDPEKRGRALGMIQRSAERGADLVRQVLAFARGVEGERVPLDVRTIVQEVAHLLRETFPSTIRIETRLDDELWPVQGDATQLQQVLMNLCVNARDAMPEGGQLLLSAENVEVDPHYARRVLEARPGPYVCLTVSDTGVGIPHDILDKIFEPFFTTKPVGKGSGLGLSTVYSIVRSHGGFVNVYSEPGRGSTFRVYLPAAPEARAAEAAVEVPTYRGAGESVLLVDDEPFVLEAAREALEQLGYRVYTATQGREALEQLEAHASEIRAVITDLVMSEMDGLALIRAIRERRPDVPVVASSGLHGGRAEAARQAGAHAFLYKPYTAEKLAAVLHQVLHEARA
- the clpP gene encoding ATP-dependent Clp endopeptidase proteolytic subunit ClpP; protein product: MSDRKLVEDFLKFSRSLTLPSGIYSGPFQQYPVGALVPIVIEQTTRGERAYDIFSRLLKERIVIIGTPINDQIANLVVAQLLWLASEDSERDINIYINSPGGSIDSGLAVYDTMQYVAPPVATICVGLAASMGAVLLAAGVKGKRAALPNSRIMIHQPWMSGVQGQATDIEIHAREILKMRERLNEILAFHTGQPKERIAQDVDRDFWLSAQEAKEYGLVDNVLTPRRGFFPSPDGQASGDKDKGKDKDKDA
- a CDS encoding response regulator — protein: MNNPEPVVILLADDDPDDRLLTIRALKRSRLRNEIYTVEDGEELMDYLHRRGPYADPQRSPRPGLILLDLNMPRKDGREALQEIKSDPVLRRIPVVVLTTSNAEADILRSYDLGVNAFITKPVTFEELVHALQVLGDFWFEIVRLPSVDET
- the tig gene encoding trigger factor; its protein translation is MQTEIKEISSVEYELTLHVPAEELQPELDRLLRQIRARVPLKGFRPGKAPLSLVKKLYGDEVALELAERKIREALEQAVLEPGTYRVIGRPRVLRLDYKPDADLHAVLRFGVRPEFELKPLDQETIPHLVHQVTDEEVEETIKRLQKEEAELVDLPADTPLGAEDYAVVDLQRLDEATGTPIIGEKEEGVSFFLDDPRLREELRQALLGKKAGETVRVDLPHGDEEAGEPAHTHRYEVRVRETKRRELPALDAEFIQKISRGQVSDEAGLRELVRKELQARWDQESRELLEQEIMHRLLTLHPIPVPESAVEMVLDEFVEDVRQRNNGRLPEDFDETAFRHANRALAEQQARWKFIFDKVVETFGIEVTEEDIQAFFEKQADPESGLSAEQLRQFYESIPGLMGQVRSRLLHQKVFDTLAEQFKLEDLDREAYIERLKAQRESAEARNPE